Genomic segment of Zootoca vivipara chromosome 4, rZooViv1.1, whole genome shotgun sequence:
GGAGAAGGCACCAGGCTTCAATTCTGGGCATCTCCAAATTTGTCCTGGGCAATAGCACTGTTTTtaactctggagagccagagtGTAGGCAGCAATGACCTAGAAGAGGACAGGGAACCTGCAGCTATCTAgatggattccagctcccatcagcctcagccagtattTCCTGTGgcaaagaatgatgggagttggagtccagctggagagctgcaggttccccacccatcagctagatcaggcacccccaaatttggccctccagatgttttgggactacaactcccatcatccctagctaacaggaccggtggtcagggattataggaactgtggtcccaaaacatctggagggccgagtttggggatgcctgagctagatagactaacTTGGAATAAAGTGGCTTCCTGCCTTCCTACTTTTTGCTAGGACATGTCAACACTTGAGAGACAGATCCGGACAAGTAGCCCTAAACAGTTGTCACCTGCCAAAGGTTTGCTCGCCCCTGCAAGCCTACTTACGCAGCTACGAGAACTGCCGCCGTTCCCACAAGCTGAAGTTTTCCTCTGAGGACAGACATGCAAGAGAGAAAGCGGTCCAAGTAGTTCACAGCAAGGTACACCGTTTCAGTACGAAGCTTATATTCTTCACCGACTTCTACCAGCCAGTCCACCAAGATTGCACGCATACTCGAGGTGATATCAGGTTGCTTCCTCAAGTAGCATGCTCTGGGCCTGTATTTCACCTGCATGGAAAGAGTTCGGCCTCAGAATAAGGAGGTgtaagggtgtgggtgggtgtggatgaAGCCCCTCTGTGAGTTAATTTACAAGAAGTTTGAATTCAAGGTGTCCATAATACTAAACTGAGATTGTTCTTCCAAAGGACAGGACTAAACTTGCATGTTAGTGCAATTTAGGCTCCATAAGCTAAAGTATGTACATACTCACAGTGTGAATATCAGGAATAAGGGAGGATTACACTGGTGGTATCCCTGAGCCAAGGCTACAGTGAGCTCCTTAAAAGCGCCACTCACTTCAGCTTCTCTCAAGTAGTGAtgaatatcttctgcatattccACAGCACACATGACGTCCTCTTTATAACACTGAAGATCCTCATCTTGGGACTGCAATGACTTATCCACCAGCATCGGAGAGCCTGGATTCACCGACACATTACCGGGAagaatttaaagaatttaaaaagaaaaaagaaaagttaagcTGGCCATCAGTTTCAGTGTATGCTTCCATCAGCAGAAGTCATAAACCCTTAGATTTCTTGGATGTTATAGGCAACATACACTGTAATTTAAAAATAAGGCTTAGTAGGCTAtggttctccagatattgttggagcccagctcacatcagccccagccagaatggctacTGGCTAAGGGCCAACAACCTCTGGGGGGGTCACAGGTTTCTACCATCACCAACACTGCCCCTGCTAGGCCATTGGACATACCTGTACTCAAACTCAGCAGCAAGTGAATGTTGGATCTTTGGGTGCAGCTATCAACTTCACACATGCTGGATTCTTCCACAGCCATACAGCTGTACCTGTTTTTCCCTTCCACTTCATCTCTGTAAACAGCAAAACTTTGCTTGGATGCCACGCAGAGTGGCATCATGTTCTTGCCAGTAGTTAAAGCAGGACAGACATTTTCGGATCCAGAGAAGCCTCTTGGCCTGTTTGCTCCCTGAAAATAAGAATGGGAATCTTCTTGGTAGGGACAGCCTGTATTCCTGCTTCAAGGAGTGCAGGGAAAGACGCATTTCAGTTCAGTTCGCTTACAATATTTCTGTTTGCTGCTTTTTGCTCGCATGAATCACAAAGCAGCTCGCAAATGTACAACGTAATACCGGTAGTTCATCACAAATACAACGCGAATCGCATAGAGTAATTAACAGATCGTCagcaaaacaatggcaaataatCAGTAAAATAGACACATTCTATAAAGCcctattaacttttttttaaaaaaaaaaaaaagtgaagcaGCACAAACCCAACAAAAGTCATCCTATAAGATTCACAAAGCACTCCAGCACTCATAATTCACAAAGCAATATTAACAAAAGGAAAGCTCTGTTGCACATGCAGAAGTCCTCTCACAGGATTTCTGTTGGTTGGGATCCCTTAATATTTTACTGGCCAATTAAAATAGATGGGCAATATATTCTGGGTTTCTGATatcagatagctcagtcagtagagcataagcctcttaatctcagggttgtgggttcaagccccacgttgggtgaaagatttctgcattgcactgcagggggttggatgagatgaccaccatggccccttccaactctacaattttatgattaacaacaggggtaggcaacctaaggcctgtgggccggatgtggcccaatcgccttctcagtccggcccgtggacggtccaggaatcagcatgtttttacatgagtagaatgtgtcctttatttaaaatgcatctctgggttatttgtgggacatcgGAATTTGTTCaacccaaaaaatatatatagtccagcccaccgcatggtctgagggacaaaGGTTGCTGACTCCAGATTAACAACCTAGCAACCAAAAACAAACTCAGCACtgttgaactctctctctctgtctctctctctctctttccccacccccatgactcaTAATCTTCCACTCAGTTCATCAAAAGACACATACACATAATGCCCCTGGTAGCAACTCCCTTCATAAGGCCCCtagggctggagggggggggggacaaggcagGTAGAAAAAGCCCTTGCCTGATGGCCAGCACAAAGTTTCATTCCTCTCACAGCGCTTCTGGAAACAGCTCCCTTATGAAGGCTGGAGGGTAGGGCAAGGCATATGGACTGTGGCCTCTGAAAGCCTTCAGTTCTCCAAAACTGAAGTTGGGGAGCCCATGGTGCTCTTGCTGAGGGCCAGCAGGACAAGGGAAATGTGAAATGCCTTTCCCAGATCAAGCCGAGAAATACTCCTCCTACATTCCCATGCAGCTGTATAGAACTTGCAAGAATGCAAGTAGGAGTGGGCAGAATGTAGGTGCAAGTCTGTGACACTGATCTGTCAGTGAATACACCGCTGACAATAGTGCAGAAGTTTTAATATTATGCCGCTTGCTTCCTACTTGGTTGCTCACTAGCAAGAAAACATAGCTATTTTGCAAAAAGCTACGGAAGGAGTCTTGGCTTGTTCACACCGAAGGGCGTGCGACTTGTTTAAACTGCATCCTAGTACACCGAAACACAAGTTAATGCATTGCGAAAGAAGGTGGGCAGGGAAGAGTCTGAAGCAGAAGGCAACCTGCAGATGAGCTGGAAAACTCCAACGAGAAACAGACACTAAAGTTAACGGTAAATCAGTATTCCGAGAGAGCCCTGGCAATCCAGCACCAGAAGACATTTGGGTTTTGAAGCAACCATCATTAGTACTCCATATCAGTACAGAACACTGCATGGTGTGGCTATTTACCATTCAGCATGTAGAGACACTGTGTCCCTAATTTCCATGACTGAATACCAGGGGTTTCAAGCTACACAGAGATAGGGTGGGAGGGTAGGGAGCTCAGCCAAAGTGGTTCAGCCAGGCTAGTCTTGAAGCATCTTAAAAAGACGTGTATTTAACTGCAGCACAAACCTTTGGAAACGGAAGTCCACAATTCGGATGCAGAAGCATCGCCCTCAGTTGGTATACATagttataggtaaaaggtaaaggacccctggacggttaagtccactcaaaggagactatggggttgcagcgctcatctcgcttcaggccgagggagccggtgtttgtccacagacagctttccgggtcatgtggccagcatgactaaaccacttctggtgccaCAGAACACCTTATCTTTCACACATAGTTATAACACACACAGTACAGGGAGAAAGAAATAAGGCCAAAAGGCCACACAAGGCCAAGGGGGCCAGTGGCATTTCTAAACAAACCTCACATGGCTGTGGATGgccgctctgctttcctttttttaaaaaaaaaaaagtataaacatacaacaaaaaccaattCAGAATCCAAATATtcagattactctgaatctcccgacttcctctccattccttccatgggtcctattgataATATttctgcatatcaatacttctccaattttttgtctttctaaattatccatacattctgttacattacaagtgtggttaaaattCTGCCagtgttttaacctgcttacaatgATCTCATATATAAAttgtaaactttccccattcttttttaaagttcttgtcttcttgatttctgagcttcccgaTTCATTTtgtcatttcagcatagtccatcacgCTCTGCTTACTTTGCCTACATGTGACCTCTGTATAAACCTTTCACAGTCTCTTGCATTTCATGATCTTTTGACACACACCCCCGCCCAGTTTACAATTCTCTCCACccatgtgtgtgtaatatatattaTCTCTCACACTTAAAATGTCTCTGAAGACAACACTCTATGCTTCTGATAAAGTCCTCTGAAAGTCATGGTTATGATCAATTGCCAAACTTTTGAAAGGCAGGATAACAGCCTAGACTGAACagtgtctcccaaacttgggtctctggctgtttttggactacatttcccatcatccctgaccactggtcctgctagctagggatgatgggagttgtagtccaaaagcagatggagacccaagtctgggaagcactggcctagagcaggcatccccaaactgcagccctccagatgttttggcctacaactcccatgatccctagctaacagaaccagtggttggggaagatgggaattgtagtccaaaacatctggagggccgaagtttggggatgcctggcctagagcatgTATAGGGAGGCaatgcccaggggccaaatgcagtctCTCCAAGTCTCTCTACCAAGCCTTCAGTATTATCTCTCCAGGCGACACCACCCGTCCAGCCACACCccctaccagccctgctttgcaccctccttgagtgtttttgatTGGCGGGGATATGTCCTTGAGCTCTGAGATTGCCTCTCAGATTGCCTCTTGCTTGGACGAAAGGCAGAGAGGTGTATGGTTGATAACATGATACATAACATGCTAAAGGCAGTAGCCCATAAAGAAATGTTTGGTGGCTCAACACTCCTCCTTGGCACAACAGCAAAACCCTATATCTCTAAAACAGGGCAGATGCTGAAgtcttaagtcccactgaaaaccGCAGAGAGAGACACTTCTAGTCCCTCTCAATCCCTCACTTCAAGTTTCCAAGAAACTGAAACTTGAAGATGGAACCTTTCAGTAGTACTTGACCCACCGGCAGTTAAAAAGAGTGCATGCATTTTCCAGTGGACCCTACATTCCATAGCTCATGGCATGCGCAACCAACCCCCTTTAACAGTCGCCCAGTTCGCCGAGTGCCGTTGAGCCCAAGGAACATACATCAGTAGTACTGGAGCAAAAGAACAGTCAACATCTCATAGTGCTACTCTGTACCTCCTACAGAGGATGCCATTTGCCAGCAAATAAAGCATCCCCCAAAGGGAAGGGCAACCTTTTTGAAACTGGTTTAAGTGTACAGTGCAGCTGGGACCTCAAGTCACAATTATTCTCTGACCTGCCATTCCTACAGCATTTTAACATACAAATTCCAAAAGAGTTGCTGCGCTAGCAATAAGAACTCCACAACCCTAGCCacgtctactcatgagtaagtccGAATAAACTCAAGTGGGCTTACTCTCAATAAAATGGGATTAGAATTTGAGGGTTGGGTGCTCAAAGCAGTCCCAATGGAATGACCAACATAGGTTGGTTATGTCCCTTGATTACAACACTCCAGGTGTGACTTGGTTAGATTTAACCCCAATAAACTGTAGGGTTGCCCAGAGTCCATGAAAGCTCACGCCCTTAGAAAATACTGTTTAGTATTTAAAGTGCCATAacactttgttgtttttaacacagAAAGTGTGTTATAGTTCTCATTTACATTCGGAAAAAAAGCTAACCTTTTAAAATAGGAGCTGTTAGCAGAGGAGGTGCATCAGAGATGCACGGGTGCAGATAAACATGACACAGCAGGGTTGTTGCCCCTTCCTAGTTGGTTAGTGAGCCTCAAAACAAGTAGCAAACAGCCAAGGCTActgaacctaggaagctgccttacatggAGACAAACCATCGGTCCATTTATTCCCACCTTTACCACTCTCTGATTTCCTAAGCCCAGCCATCAGAGGTGCTAAAAGAACCTTCTGTATGAGTTACCCAGGAATCCCAGTCCTCCATGATTTACCTGGACATAGGGTCTCAAACACTGCCCATTTTCTGTCAGCTCCCCCAGAATAGCTCTCTGGTGGAGATTTTGATTGGTTCGAGGCTGTGCAACAACCGGCAGGGCATCCCAAAGCTCATCTTGTGCCTTCTCATCACCATTGTTGCTGCAATGCATTTCTTCAGGGTCAGCAGCTGATGCTGGAAAGACAAAGAAACACACATTGAGGCTGCTTCCACACGGCAGTCCTTTCCCGTTTCCCTAACTATTAAttcctgcattatatttgagcttctgAAACCCAATATGACAGCCACTTCCAGAAGCCTTGCAGAATGCAGTGGAAGTTTAGTGCTCTTTTCTGTATTAattgcttccggggggggggaccatttgCAGCCCAATTAACCTAGAAAATCACGAGAGCAGTGACAAGATTTGGGATGGCATACAGTTCCTTCCTGCCGTTTTCAGAGGAGAATCATGAGGAAACcagagtgtgcatgtgcagaaagtgTGGGGAGTAGTAACGTTGTCTAATGACATTTGTTGTTTTGTCACACCACCCCCACTGGTGTAAatgaagtttagggaagtttttaatgtttaatgctgtattctgtttttaatattcagttggcaGCCGCCCAaactaaataaattattattattattattattattattattattattactgaggcATGCCCGTATctcagtcaaaaagccacagtaaCTACATTGTGAAAGGTATGTTAGGAAACAGCACAGAGGCGGGAGCATTAAAATCAGAAAAACTAATGCAATACTGAATGCACCCAATTTCAGACAATATCCTTAGACAGACTCTCTTCAATCTGAGCAACCCATCCCTGAAGTTGATTCTGACTTGACTCTTAGATAATGGAAATCTCCCCGTGGCTTTGTTTGTACAAGCCTGACTTTTCTTATCTTTGCTCGCTCACTAGTGTTTTGATGACCCTCCAAAAACCAACTTATGTACACAGAGAAATGTGTGCGAGACGCAAGACTCAGTGCAGTAAGCCCAAAGCACAGGGTGAGCAACTTGTTTAAAAATAACGAAACCCTGGCAGTATTAGAGATGGGCCACAACCATCATGCAAGATTCAAATGCTCACTCGGCCATGgtgttcactgggtgaccttgagccagttgcagcctcacctacctcacagggttgttgtgaggataaactggGGAGCGGGAAAACCACATATGGCACTTTGAGCTCCTcgaaggaaaaggtgggatataaatgtaacaaatgaaaTACTGCAGTATCCTTAGCCCCCAGAAAGCCAATCACATTAAAGAGTTTATGAGATGAGAGCAACCTTGGAAACATGGAACGATGTTTCTTTAAAACTGGCATCCTTCCACCAAATAGCTTTACCTTGCTGAAACCAATGGGATTAAATCAGCAAAAGTGGCTCACATTTGAAGGTCCCCAAAAAGGCTTAGAACCAAGTACCACTGGATTTACCTCCAAGTAAACATGTCGAGGAATAAGGGATGCATCACCTTTGCCAGAAGCATGCCTTGCTGAACTCGGTGAAACTTACTGCCAAATAAAACATAGGACTGTGGTaccagacttaaccatccagggttccattacccctttttacctttactaagTTTACACAAGCCTGTTCTGGGATTTGATAACTCTATTAAGAGATATTACAGAgcaagttttttattattattcaaaacacAAACCCCCTTCCACTCTGCAGcaccatttccttaaaaaaacagagCTCCTTT
This window contains:
- the CCNA1 gene encoding cyclin-A1, producing MAELKNGSCTTKGCTPKLSVSKTARASAADPEEMHCSNNGDEKAQDELWDALPVVAQPRTNQNLHQRAILGELTENGQCLRPYVQGANRPRGFSGSENVCPALTTGKNMMPLCVASKQSFAVYRDEVEGKNRYSCMAVEESSMCEVDSCTQRSNIHLLLSLSTGSPMLVDKSLQSQDEDLQCYKEDVMCAVEYAEDIHHYLREAEVKYRPRACYLRKQPDITSSMRAILVDWLVEVGEEYKLRTETVYLAVNYLDRFLSCMSVLRGKLQLVGTAAVLVAAKYEEIYPPEVKEFVYITDDTYTKKQLLKMEHLLLKVLAFDLTVPTINQFLLQYLQLHGVSVKTENFARYVAELSLLEADPFLKYLPSQTAAAAYCLANYTVNRHFWPETLAAFTGYSLGEIVPCLSDLHKACLDAPHRPQQAIREKYKLAKYMQVSLLEPPAVLPLL